The following coding sequences are from one Pasteurellaceae bacterium RH1A window:
- a CDS encoding signal recognition particle-docking protein FtsY → MSEKKKKGFWSWLGFGKKEEEAQAQPEVQENEAGIQENTQPAQDLKEKVEEFAQEAEEKIEEVEAALEQEAQALEEAIEEKAEAVQALVEQKLEVPADFVEEKAEAIQEFVEEKIQEISQVFEEEPEQAVENTEDLASESPAHHSDTSSDLVEELEPVVGKDIQPTNEPEEELESTSDDYQEKPSEGGFFSRLIKGLIKTKQNIGSGFRNFFRGKKIDDELFEELEEQLLVADLGMPTTTKIINNLTQHASKQQLRDADLLYQQLKVELGEVIKPVARPLVLEDKKPYVILMVGVNGVGKTTTIGKLARKFQAEGKSVMLAAGDTFRAAAVEQLQVWGERNNIPVVAQSTGADSASVIFDAMQSASAKGIDVLIADTAGRLQNKNNLMDELKKIVRVMKKYDETAPHEIMLTLDAGTGQNAISQAKLFNEAVGLTGITLTKLDGTAKGGVIFAIADQFKLPIRYIGVGEKIDDLREFNADEFIEALFSHEEA, encoded by the coding sequence ATGTCAGAGAAAAAGAAAAAAGGGTTTTGGTCTTGGCTTGGTTTTGGCAAGAAAGAGGAAGAGGCCCAAGCCCAGCCTGAAGTACAAGAAAATGAAGCAGGTATTCAAGAAAATACGCAACCTGCTCAAGATCTAAAAGAAAAAGTTGAAGAGTTTGCCCAAGAGGCAGAAGAAAAAATTGAAGAGGTTGAAGCCGCTCTTGAGCAAGAAGCCCAGGCCCTTGAAGAAGCCATTGAGGAAAAAGCAGAAGCCGTCCAAGCCTTGGTCGAGCAAAAATTAGAAGTGCCTGCTGATTTTGTTGAAGAAAAGGCGGAAGCTATTCAAGAATTTGTAGAAGAAAAAATCCAAGAAATCAGCCAGGTTTTTGAAGAGGAGCCTGAACAAGCGGTTGAAAACACCGAAGATCTTGCAAGTGAGAGCCCTGCCCACCATTCAGATACTTCATCTGATCTTGTGGAGGAGCTTGAGCCAGTGGTGGGCAAGGATATCCAGCCTACAAATGAACCTGAAGAAGAACTTGAAAGCACTTCAGACGACTACCAAGAAAAACCTAGTGAAGGGGGATTTTTCAGCCGTTTAATCAAGGGGCTAATTAAAACTAAACAGAATATCGGCTCAGGCTTCCGCAACTTCTTCCGAGGCAAGAAGATCGATGATGAGCTCTTTGAAGAGCTAGAGGAACAGCTCCTAGTGGCTGATTTGGGCATGCCAACCACCACCAAAATCATCAACAACCTGACCCAGCATGCCAGCAAACAACAGTTACGGGACGCCGACCTGCTCTACCAACAATTAAAGGTTGAACTGGGCGAGGTGATCAAACCCGTGGCCCGGCCCCTGGTTTTGGAAGACAAGAAACCTTATGTGATCTTGATGGTGGGCGTAAACGGTGTGGGTAAGACTACCACCATCGGCAAATTAGCCCGCAAGTTCCAGGCTGAGGGCAAATCGGTTATGTTGGCCGCTGGCGATACCTTCCGGGCAGCGGCGGTGGAGCAGTTACAGGTTTGGGGCGAACGCAATAATATTCCTGTGGTGGCCCAATCAACAGGGGCAGATTCGGCCTCGGTTATTTTCGATGCCATGCAATCAGCCTCTGCTAAGGGGATTGATGTTCTCATTGCCGACACCGCCGGCCGTTTGCAGAACAAGAATAACCTGATGGACGAGCTCAAGAAAATCGTACGGGTCATGAAAAAATACGATGAAACCGCCCCGCATGAAATTATGCTGACCCTAGACGCAGGCACCGGCCAAAACGCCATTAGCCAGGCCAAGCTCTTTAATGAGGCAGTGGGGCTGACCGGCATTACCCTGACCAAACTGGACGGCACAGCCAAGGGCGGAGTGATTTTCGCCATTGCTGACCAGTTCAAGCTGCCAATCCGCTACATCGGCGTGGGCGAAAAAATTGACGACCTACGGGAATTCAATGCGGACGAATTTATCGAAGCCCTCTTTAGCCACGAGGAAGCCTAA
- a CDS encoding 16S rRNA (guanine(966)-N(2))-methyltransferase RsmD: protein MKKNRTSSPQNRPLGEVRVIAGLWRGRKLPVLNAEGLRPTTDRVKETLFNWLMNDVAGSRCLDCFAGSGSLGIEALSRQAQAVVFLEKFANAAKLLKQNLVSLKVENGSVVQTDSLAYLAQKNSGQPFDLVFVDPPFHQGLVPQVLKDLAENGWLADQALIYVETEKDHPPLALPESWQVIKEKTAGQVVSRLIEVSLFSD, encoded by the coding sequence ATGAAAAAAAATCGTACTTCCTCCCCACAAAATCGCCCGCTGGGTGAGGTGCGGGTGATTGCAGGCCTCTGGCGGGGGCGGAAATTGCCCGTCCTGAATGCCGAGGGGCTGCGGCCGACCACTGATCGGGTCAAAGAAACCCTCTTTAATTGGCTGATGAATGATGTAGCCGGCAGCCGATGCTTGGATTGTTTTGCGGGCAGTGGCTCACTGGGCATTGAGGCCCTCTCCCGCCAGGCGCAAGCGGTGGTCTTTTTGGAAAAATTTGCAAATGCGGCCAAGTTGCTTAAACAGAATTTGGTGAGTTTGAAGGTGGAAAATGGCAGCGTGGTACAGACCGACAGCCTGGCCTATCTGGCTCAAAAAAACAGTGGCCAGCCCTTTGATCTGGTCTTTGTTGATCCGCCCTTTCATCAAGGCTTAGTGCCCCAGGTCTTAAAAGATCTGGCAGAAAATGGCTGGCTGGCAGATCAGGCCCTGATATATGTGGAAACTGAAAAGGATCACCCGCCTTTAGCCCTGCCTGAAAGCTGGCAGGTCATCAAAGAAAAAACGGCTGGACAGGTCGTCAGCCGTTTGATTGAAGTGAGCCTATTTTCGGACTAG
- a CDS encoding amylovoran biosynthesis protein AmsE, translating into MKFSVLMSLYIKENPQYLDEALQSLAKQSLPATEIVLVFDGPITDELETVVQKYKDLLPLVEVRLPQNRGLGQALNEGLKHCQYDWVFRMDTDDICLPDRFAKQVAFIEKQPDTVIFGGQIAEFGRDIEDIVSYRRVPTSAPEIVAFTQKRCPFNHMTVTYKRDKVLEAGGYQDLQEDYYLWINLVARHPQAVANLPDLLVYARVGNGMVGRRRGLEQAKAEWRLFKLKQAVKMQGFFAGFATFLLRFIPRLLPLGLLKWVYGLVRK; encoded by the coding sequence ATGAAATTTTCTGTTTTAATGTCCCTTTATATCAAGGAAAACCCTCAATATTTGGATGAAGCCCTCCAAAGCCTAGCCAAACAAAGCCTGCCTGCGACTGAAATTGTCTTGGTGTTTGATGGGCCGATTACCGATGAACTTGAAACGGTTGTGCAAAAATATAAGGATCTTTTACCGCTTGTGGAAGTCCGCCTGCCGCAAAATCGGGGACTCGGCCAGGCCTTGAATGAGGGCTTGAAACACTGCCAATATGACTGGGTTTTTCGGATGGACACGGACGACATCTGCCTGCCAGACCGCTTTGCCAAACAGGTGGCCTTTATTGAGAAACAGCCTGATACCGTGATTTTTGGTGGCCAGATTGCTGAATTTGGCCGGGATATTGAGGATATTGTCAGCTACCGCCGAGTACCAACCTCAGCCCCAGAGATTGTGGCCTTTACCCAAAAACGCTGCCCCTTTAACCACATGACCGTGACCTACAAGCGGGACAAGGTACTGGAGGCCGGCGGTTATCAGGACTTGCAGGAGGACTACTACCTCTGGATAAACCTAGTCGCCCGCCACCCCCAAGCCGTGGCCAATTTGCCAGATTTATTGGTTTATGCCCGAGTGGGCAATGGCATGGTCGGCCGCCGCCGAGGGCTGGAGCAGGCCAAGGCCGAGTGGCGGCTTTTTAAGCTCAAACAAGCGGTCAAAATGCAGGGATTTTTTGCAGGCTTTGCCACCTTCCTCCTGCGTTTTATCCCCCGCCTGCTCCCGCTAGGCCTGCTCAAATGGGTTTATGGCCTAGTCCGAAAATAG
- a CDS encoding glycosyltransferase — protein MFSIIVPSYNRQQEIVDLLGSLAQQTCFNFEVVIVDDCSLTPVNVEGNYPFAVKLIRNQTNMGAAQSRNIGAQAAGQPWLLFLDDDDRFMPQKCQRLAEALAQAPHANFVYHPAKCQMVNEGFSYVTQPYEDVNDLTLENILRANKIGGMPMIGIRKDFFSQVGGLSDQLRSLEDYDFLLKVVSAPGFQPLYIDEALTLCAFHTKRASVSTDNTNTQKAIDYITATYIQTEEQARNFALNSQYMLAYPQMMNLSRRAAGHYWAMFKLSKNIKMALISLIILISPKLALNLKRFF, from the coding sequence GTGTTTAGTATTATTGTTCCCTCCTACAATCGCCAGCAGGAGATTGTGGATTTATTAGGCAGTTTGGCCCAGCAAACCTGCTTTAATTTTGAGGTCGTGATTGTGGATGATTGCTCCCTCACTCCAGTCAATGTAGAGGGGAATTATCCCTTTGCCGTCAAACTTATCCGCAATCAAACCAATATGGGGGCGGCCCAGAGTCGTAATATCGGGGCTCAAGCGGCAGGCCAGCCCTGGTTGCTCTTTTTAGATGACGATGATCGCTTTATGCCACAAAAATGCCAGCGTTTGGCCGAGGCGCTAGCCCAAGCTCCACATGCCAATTTCGTCTATCACCCAGCCAAATGCCAGATGGTTAATGAGGGCTTTAGCTATGTGACCCAGCCCTATGAGGATGTCAATGACTTAACCCTTGAGAACATCCTGCGGGCTAATAAGATCGGCGGCATGCCCATGATTGGGATTAGGAAGGACTTTTTTAGCCAAGTGGGCGGCCTGTCGGATCAACTACGCTCTTTGGAGGATTATGACTTCCTCCTCAAGGTGGTGTCGGCTCCAGGCTTCCAGCCCCTTTATATTGATGAGGCCCTGACCCTTTGTGCTTTCCACACCAAACGGGCCAGCGTTTCAACCGACAACACCAACACCCAAAAGGCCATTGATTATATTACCGCCACCTATATTCAAACCGAGGAACAGGCCCGCAATTTTGCCCTTAACAGCCAATATATGCTGGCCTATCCGCAAATGATGAACTTGTCCCGCCGGGCAGCCGGCCATTATTGGGCCATGTTTAAATTAAGTAAAAATATCAAAATGGCCTTGATTAGTTTAATTATTTTGATTTCGCCTAAACTGGCCCTGAATTTAAAAAGGTTCTTCTAA
- a CDS encoding CMP-N-acetylneuraminate-beta-galactosamide-alpha-2, 3-sialyltransferase: MNLIICCTPLQVLIAEKIIDLHPKQAFFGVVLSTVSNKKFDYYKERLAQKCAGFFSMVQLKDRKNLLKQILLLKKKFKGKQFDQVFVANLNELQIQFLLSAISFKQLNTLDDGTANIIQSSILYQPEPNGWVRKLTNCCLGNKYSLEKLKAISQKHYTLYAGLPNIIANTQFVNIMPNLTACEPQEEIALLLGQPLFDEDKANIELAEKVVKAFNINHYLPHPREKYQVQGVTYIDTPYIFEDYLAQECKNKRVRVYTYISSAVLNVMNNPNVEIIALKVETDVPAYQATYKLFEQMGINIVNIEK, encoded by the coding sequence ATGAATTTAATTATCTGCTGCACGCCCTTACAGGTGTTGATTGCCGAAAAAATTATTGATCTTCACCCCAAGCAAGCCTTTTTTGGGGTAGTGCTTTCAACCGTATCTAATAAAAAGTTTGATTATTATAAGGAACGTTTAGCCCAAAAATGTGCGGGCTTCTTTTCCATGGTTCAACTAAAGGACAGAAAAAACCTGCTCAAACAAATTCTCTTGCTCAAAAAGAAATTTAAGGGCAAACAATTTGATCAGGTTTTTGTGGCCAATCTTAATGAGCTACAAATTCAATTTCTTTTAAGTGCCATTAGTTTTAAGCAGCTCAATACCCTAGATGATGGCACGGCCAATATTATTCAAAGCAGTATTCTTTATCAGCCAGAACCTAATGGCTGGGTGCGTAAATTAACAAATTGCTGCTTGGGCAATAAATATAGTTTAGAGAAATTAAAGGCTATTTCCCAAAAGCATTACACCCTATATGCAGGCCTGCCCAATATTATTGCCAATACTCAATTTGTGAATATTATGCCAAATTTAACCGCTTGCGAACCTCAAGAGGAAATCGCCCTTTTATTAGGCCAGCCGCTTTTTGATGAGGATAAGGCTAATATTGAGCTGGCTGAAAAAGTGGTTAAAGCATTTAATATTAACCATTACCTGCCCCACCCTCGGGAAAAATATCAGGTTCAGGGCGTAACCTACATTGACACCCCCTATATTTTTGAGGACTATCTGGCCCAAGAGTGTAAGAATAAGCGGGTTAGGGTTTATACCTATATCAGCAGTGCAGTTTTAAATGTAATGAATAATCCTAATGTGGAAATTATTGCCCTCAAGGTTGAAACCGATGTACCGGCCTACCAGGCCACCTATAAATTATTTGAGCAGATGGGCATAAATATTGTGAATATTGAGAAATAA
- a CDS encoding Lsg locus protein 1 — MKAVKDSLIYLVGELTAKMFPFLLLPYLSRKLGVEGFGELSYYQTYLMLFAIVLGLSQDGAIARYFYFYGKRSLNLVLTTGYAYTLTVGSLFLAACLFFKSEIMAYVTLNALVQALLNVQLSVRQCQKQALAYMVIQLVLAIVSALITVAMLEFFQTDLVEKRLLAMLFGSLFTFVLAYLLYRQKTRLKAFSFKQYKIALFYILGFGLPLVLHQASHFLKGQLDRIFIFHQFSQADLGLYAMGAQIAFVLMVAIQAINKATLPHFYEALKKGKISIKEVHKWMWASFLLVPLPALIMWLIPESLVTWILGSQFVGTKYYIILFLLSTMLVVPYLILVNYLFYYGKNKLISLCSVLSTIIYVVSLMLLTLTQIQYIPFAGMIGSLSLIPILYFMTAKVSKSL, encoded by the coding sequence ATGAAAGCTGTTAAGGATAGCCTGATTTATTTGGTGGGAGAGCTGACCGCCAAAATGTTCCCCTTCCTGCTCCTACCCTATTTGTCCCGCAAATTAGGGGTAGAAGGCTTTGGGGAACTGTCCTACTACCAAACCTACCTCATGCTCTTTGCCATTGTGCTGGGCTTGAGCCAAGACGGGGCCATTGCCCGCTATTTCTACTTTTATGGCAAACGCTCCCTGAACTTGGTGCTGACCACAGGCTATGCCTACACTTTGACGGTGGGCAGCCTGTTCTTGGCCGCTTGCTTATTTTTCAAGTCTGAAATCATGGCCTATGTGACCCTCAATGCCCTGGTTCAAGCCCTCTTAAATGTGCAATTAAGTGTGCGGCAATGCCAAAAACAGGCCCTGGCCTATATGGTTATTCAATTGGTTTTGGCTATTGTGTCAGCCCTGATTACTGTGGCTATGCTGGAATTTTTCCAAACAGATTTGGTGGAAAAACGCCTATTGGCCATGTTATTTGGCAGCCTTTTTACCTTTGTGCTGGCTTATTTGCTTTATCGTCAAAAAACCAGGCTTAAAGCCTTCTCTTTTAAGCAATATAAGATTGCCCTTTTCTATATTTTAGGCTTTGGCCTGCCCTTGGTTTTACACCAGGCCAGCCATTTTTTAAAGGGCCAATTAGACCGTATTTTTATTTTCCACCAATTTAGTCAGGCGGATTTAGGCCTATATGCCATGGGAGCGCAAATTGCCTTTGTCTTAATGGTGGCCATTCAAGCCATCAATAAAGCCACCCTGCCGCATTTTTATGAGGCCTTAAAAAAAGGAAAAATCAGCATTAAAGAGGTGCACAAGTGGATGTGGGCCTCCTTCTTACTGGTGCCACTGCCCGCCCTTATCATGTGGCTAATTCCTGAAAGCCTGGTGACTTGGATCTTGGGCAGCCAATTTGTGGGCACCAAATACTATATTATCTTATTTTTGCTTTCCACCATGCTAGTTGTGCCCTATTTAATCTTGGTCAATTACCTTTTTTATTATGGCAAAAATAAACTTATTTCACTTTGCTCGGTCTTATCTACTATTATTTATGTAGTAAGTTTGATGCTTTTGACCCTGACCCAAATCCAATATATTCCTTTTGCGGGTATGATCGGGTCACTAAGCCTTATTCCTATTTTATATTTTATGACAGCCAAGGTAAGCAAAAGCCTATGA
- a CDS encoding acylneuraminate cytidylyltransferase, with product MKKIAIITARAGSKGLPNKNVLLADGKPLMAYSIEAALESGEFEKIIVSTDSQEYIDLLSHYPIEFIKRAEHLASDKASSFVVIEDVLQQYSDLDFDYFVLLQPTSPLRTAQHIREANAKFEDNFDKFDFLVSVSDAHKPTTLTREIDQDESLKRFQLDYSNYTRQQHHPEYSPNGAIFSAKPQAYLAQKHFYGAKCLAYFMPKAVSIDIDEKLDFEYFLFLLQQQNREAFLKDIIQRNIQVKIANFNQVEPITLIGHSILDYWPIKQLNGQAVNNLGVAGITAKQYIDWILERGLIKQLGEKVVLMFGTNDITKANWSDQQILADIKQVIEGLKALNPAVKFYFLEITPTAFRVDRQNNDIRLLNRYLKDNLKEVVWVNLDRAFSDKYHKLDLAYSYDGLHLNEAGYQLLENILEQTLNESC from the coding sequence ATGAAAAAAATTGCAATTATTACAGCTCGAGCAGGGTCTAAGGGCCTGCCTAATAAAAACGTTCTCTTAGCCGATGGCAAGCCGCTCATGGCCTATTCCATTGAGGCGGCCCTGGAGTCTGGCGAATTTGAAAAGATCATCGTCAGCACCGATTCGCAGGAGTATATCGACCTGCTTTCCCACTACCCGATTGAGTTTATCAAACGGGCGGAACACTTGGCATCCGATAAGGCCAGCTCCTTTGTGGTGATTGAAGATGTGCTACAACAGTATTCTGACTTGGACTTTGACTATTTTGTCCTGCTTCAACCAACCTCCCCCCTGCGTACCGCTCAACATATTCGGGAAGCCAATGCCAAATTTGAAGATAACTTCGACAAGTTTGATTTCTTGGTTTCGGTTTCTGATGCCCATAAGCCAACAACCCTGACCCGTGAAATTGACCAAGATGAGAGCCTCAAACGCTTTCAACTGGACTATTCCAACTACACCCGCCAGCAACACCACCCTGAATATTCGCCAAATGGGGCGATTTTTAGTGCCAAACCACAGGCTTATTTAGCCCAAAAGCATTTTTACGGGGCCAAATGCTTGGCTTATTTTATGCCTAAGGCTGTTTCAATTGATATTGATGAAAAGCTTGATTTTGAATATTTTCTCTTTCTCTTACAACAACAAAATAGAGAGGCTTTCTTAAAAGATATTATCCAGCGTAATATTCAAGTCAAAATTGCCAACTTTAATCAGGTTGAACCCATTACGCTGATTGGCCATTCTATTTTAGACTACTGGCCAATTAAGCAATTAAATGGCCAAGCAGTGAATAACTTGGGTGTGGCAGGCATTACGGCCAAGCAATATATTGATTGGATTTTGGAGCGAGGCTTAATTAAGCAATTAGGTGAAAAAGTGGTATTGATGTTTGGCACCAATGATATTACTAAAGCCAATTGGAGTGACCAGCAAATTTTGGCTGATATTAAGCAGGTTATTGAAGGCTTAAAAGCCCTTAATCCTGCTGTAAAATTCTATTTCCTTGAAATTACCCCAACAGCCTTTAGGGTAGATCGGCAAAATAATGATATTCGCCTCTTAAACCGTTATTTAAAAGATAATTTAAAAGAGGTGGTTTGGGTGAATTTAGACCGAGCCTTTAGCGATAAATATCATAAATTAGATTTGGCCTATAGCTATGATGGCCTGCACTTAAATGAGGCAGGTTATCAGCTATTAGAAAACATCCTTGAGCAAACCTTAAATGAAAGCTGTTAA
- a CDS encoding uracil phosphoribosyltransferase, with amino-acid sequence MQIIEVKHPLVKHKLGLMRAADVNTKDFRQLATEVGSLLTYEATKDLETEVVTIDGWNGPVEIERIKGKKVTVVPILRAGLGMMDGVLEHIPSARISVVGIYRDEETLEPVPYFHKLANDVEERLAIIVDPMLATGGSMIATIDLLKKAGCKQIKVLVLVAAPEGIKALEAAHPDIELYTASVDSHLNENGYIIPGLGDAGDKIFGTK; translated from the coding sequence ATGCAAATTATTGAAGTAAAACACCCGCTTGTTAAACATAAACTTGGTTTAATGCGTGCAGCCGATGTCAATACCAAAGACTTCCGTCAATTAGCCACCGAGGTGGGCAGCCTTTTGACCTATGAGGCCACCAAGGATTTAGAAACGGAAGTGGTCACCATTGATGGCTGGAATGGGCCGGTTGAAATTGAGCGTATCAAGGGCAAAAAAGTGACCGTGGTGCCGATTTTACGGGCCGGCCTAGGCATGATGGATGGCGTGCTTGAGCATATTCCAAGCGCCCGTATCAGCGTGGTGGGGATTTACCGTGATGAAGAAACCTTGGAGCCGGTGCCTTATTTCCACAAGCTTGCTAATGATGTAGAAGAACGCTTGGCCATTATTGTTGATCCTATGTTGGCTACAGGTGGATCGATGATTGCGACCATCGATCTTCTCAAAAAGGCAGGCTGTAAGCAGATTAAGGTGCTGGTTTTAGTTGCCGCCCCTGAAGGGATTAAGGCACTGGAAGCGGCTCATCCTGATATTGAGCTTTACACCGCCTCAGTGGATAGCCACCTCAATGAAAATGGTTACATTATCCCAGGCTTGGGTGATGCGGGCGATAAGATTTTTGGTACCAAGTAA
- a CDS encoding NADPH-dependent 7-cyano-7-deazaguanine reductase QueF — translation MHYQDTSLSVLKLGQKTDYKSQYDASLLQAVPRKLNRDGLGITEAQPFSIGADIWTLYELSWLNPKGLPQVAIADVALDFQSENLVESKSFKLYLNSFNQTRFASKDEVEAVLARDLSQCAKGAVKVNIHSLSSYTGQAIADLAGELLDEQDIAIDSYDFCDQHLQDVAMGEVCEETLVSHLLKSNCLITNQPDWGSVQIHYVGKRLDRAKLLRYLVSFREHNEFHEQCVERIFCDLMKFAEPEKLTVYARYTRRGGLDINPFRSNFEQIPQNLRLARQ, via the coding sequence ATGCATTATCAAGATACTTCTCTCTCAGTCCTGAAACTGGGTCAAAAAACCGATTATAAAAGCCAGTATGATGCCAGCCTCTTGCAGGCCGTGCCCCGTAAGCTTAACCGTGATGGCTTGGGCATTACAGAAGCCCAGCCCTTTAGTATTGGCGCCGATATTTGGACCCTTTATGAGCTGTCTTGGCTCAACCCCAAGGGCCTGCCACAGGTGGCTATTGCCGATGTTGCCCTTGATTTTCAAAGTGAAAATCTGGTGGAGTCCAAGAGTTTTAAGCTCTATTTAAACAGTTTTAACCAAACCCGCTTTGCTTCCAAAGATGAAGTGGAAGCGGTCTTAGCTCGGGATTTAAGCCAGTGTGCCAAGGGAGCGGTTAAGGTAAACATTCACTCATTGTCTAGTTATACAGGCCAGGCCATTGCTGATTTGGCGGGGGAGCTCTTAGATGAGCAGGATATTGCCATCGATAGCTATGATTTTTGTGACCAGCACTTGCAAGATGTGGCCATGGGCGAAGTCTGTGAGGAAACCTTGGTCAGCCACCTGCTCAAATCCAACTGCCTCATTACCAACCAGCCAGACTGGGGTTCGGTGCAAATTCACTATGTGGGCAAACGCCTAGACAGGGCCAAGCTCTTGCGTTATTTGGTTTCCTTCCGAGAGCATAATGAGTTTCACGAGCAATGTGTGGAGCGGATTTTCTGTGACTTGATGAAATTCGCCGAGCCAGAAAAACTGACCGTTTACGCCCGCTATACCCGCCGTGGTGGCTTGGATATCAATCCATTTCGCTCTAATTTTGAGCAAATACCGCAAAATTTACGCCTGGCCCGCCAATAG
- a CDS encoding biotin synthase BioB — translation MLNQPLQIYSLTPHPTLEYWSVCKVEALFEMPFLDLVFKAAQIHRQNFNPQAIQLSTLMSIKTGGCPEDCGYCPQSARYQTGVQNQKLLEIDEIVAKAKIAKSRGASRFCMGAAWRGPKPKDVAKITEIIKAVKGLGLETCGTFGMLQDGMAEDLKEAGLDYYNHNLDTAPEHYSEIIGTRTFDDRIHTLGKVRKAGLKVCCGGIVGMNETRKERAGFIASLANLDPQPESVPINQLVKVEGTPLADAEELDWTEFVRTIAVARITMPRSYVRLSAGRSGMTEEMQAMCFMAGANSIFYGDQLLVTGNPEEDLDQVLMGKLDLMPETEENRKLI, via the coding sequence ATGCTTAACCAACCCCTACAAATTTATTCTTTGACCCCGCACCCAACCTTGGAATACTGGTCGGTCTGCAAGGTTGAGGCTTTATTTGAAATGCCTTTTTTGGATTTAGTCTTTAAGGCCGCCCAAATCCACCGCCAAAATTTTAACCCTCAGGCCATTCAGCTTTCTACTCTTATGTCCATCAAAACTGGCGGCTGCCCAGAAGATTGTGGCTATTGCCCCCAATCTGCCCGCTATCAAACTGGCGTGCAGAACCAAAAACTCCTAGAAATTGATGAAATTGTGGCCAAGGCTAAGATTGCCAAATCCCGTGGAGCCAGCCGCTTCTGTATGGGGGCAGCCTGGCGGGGGCCGAAGCCCAAAGATGTGGCCAAGATCACCGAAATTATCAAGGCCGTTAAGGGCTTGGGCCTGGAAACCTGCGGCACTTTCGGTATGTTACAAGACGGCATGGCAGAAGATCTGAAAGAGGCCGGCCTGGACTACTATAACCATAACCTGGACACAGCTCCTGAACATTACAGCGAGATCATCGGCACCCGTACTTTTGACGACCGTATCCACACCCTAGGCAAGGTGCGCAAGGCAGGCCTGAAAGTCTGTTGTGGTGGGATTGTGGGCATGAACGAAACCCGCAAAGAGCGGGCAGGCTTTATTGCCAGCCTGGCCAATCTTGATCCGCAGCCAGAGTCTGTGCCTATTAACCAACTGGTCAAGGTGGAAGGCACACCGTTGGCCGATGCGGAAGAATTGGACTGGACGGAATTTGTCCGCACCATTGCCGTTGCCCGCATTACTATGCCGAGAAGCTATGTCCGCCTCTCGGCAGGCCGCAGCGGGATGACTGAGGAAATGCAGGCCATGTGCTTTATGGCAGGGGCCAATTCCATTTTCTACGGTGATCAGCTCTTGGTAACAGGCAACCCAGAGGAGGACTTGGATCAGGTCTTGATGGGTAAGCTAGATTTAATGCCTGAAACAGAAGAAAATCGTAAACTGATCTAA